A genomic window from Sanguibacter antarcticus includes:
- a CDS encoding mannitol dehydrogenase family protein, with the protein MVEHQGYPERADRQDDEALSNGRLSFATLASALDHSGPDHGALDLGAPSGTVAGPAVDPHAVTIGIVHLGVGAFHRAHQAVVTEDAAAATGETTWGILGVTQRSTTVLDQLAPQDGLYGVLTPGPDAPSLRIVGSVRDVAFPGTDTARILAAIAAPTTHVVSLTVTEKGYRTRPDGALDVTDPDVVVDQAAFRAEIDGTSGATVHDEHGHPAEVVPARSPIGLLVRGLALRYAESGAPVTVLSCDNIVRNGHVVQRLVTQFIEAVVTDDDSTGLRTWLASCVTFPCTVVDRIVPATTDAHRAAAQALTGVRDEALVVGEPFLQWVVEDRFAGPRPAWERAGATFTDDVTPFEQAKLRMLNGTHCLLAYLGALAGHRFVADAVADPDLAAAARELLLDDVVPTLVAPPGVDLAEYAESILRRFADPSTGHTTVQVAIDGSTKLPIRLLGTVADRLAAGSVPNGAARAVAAWIVFVARGTTFAGAPLVLDDPLAPVLRAAATGPDAGPDTGPDAGLVARMLALRQVFPATLAEHAGFRATVELHVTELLGRFDT; encoded by the coding sequence ATGGTCGAGCACCAGGGGTACCCGGAGCGCGCTGACCGTCAGGACGACGAGGCGCTGTCGAACGGACGGTTGTCGTTCGCGACGCTCGCCAGCGCCCTCGACCACAGCGGCCCCGACCACGGCGCCCTCGACCTCGGCGCGCCCAGCGGCACCGTTGCGGGCCCTGCTGTGGACCCGCACGCCGTGACGATCGGCATCGTCCACCTCGGCGTGGGCGCGTTCCACCGCGCCCACCAGGCGGTCGTCACCGAGGACGCCGCCGCAGCGACGGGGGAGACGACCTGGGGCATCCTCGGCGTGACCCAGCGCTCGACGACGGTCCTCGACCAGCTCGCACCGCAGGACGGCCTCTACGGGGTCCTCACCCCAGGCCCCGACGCTCCCTCGCTCCGGATCGTCGGGTCGGTGCGCGACGTCGCGTTCCCCGGGACAGACACGGCCAGGATCCTCGCAGCGATCGCGGCGCCGACCACGCACGTCGTCTCTCTGACGGTCACCGAGAAGGGCTACCGGACGCGCCCGGACGGGGCCCTCGACGTCACCGACCCAGACGTCGTCGTCGACCAGGCGGCGTTCCGTGCCGAGATCGACGGAACCTCGGGCGCCACCGTGCACGACGAGCACGGCCACCCGGCCGAGGTGGTGCCCGCACGCTCCCCGATCGGGCTCCTCGTGCGAGGTCTTGCGCTGCGGTACGCCGAGAGCGGGGCGCCCGTCACCGTCCTGTCCTGCGACAACATCGTCCGCAACGGCCACGTCGTCCAGCGGCTCGTCACGCAGTTCATCGAGGCGGTCGTCACCGACGACGACAGCACCGGTCTGCGGACCTGGCTCGCCTCCTGCGTGACCTTCCCGTGCACCGTCGTCGACCGCATCGTGCCTGCGACGACCGACGCCCACCGCGCCGCGGCACAGGCGCTCACCGGGGTGCGCGACGAGGCCCTCGTGGTGGGCGAACCGTTCCTCCAGTGGGTCGTCGAAGACCGCTTCGCCGGCCCGCGCCCCGCGTGGGAACGCGCAGGCGCCACGTTCACGGACGACGTCACGCCGTTCGAGCAGGCCAAGCTGCGGATGCTCAACGGGACGCACTGCCTGCTCGCGTACCTCGGGGCGCTCGCGGGCCACCGGTTCGTCGCGGACGCGGTGGCCGATCCGGACCTGGCGGCCGCAGCGCGTGAGCTCCTGCTCGACGACGTCGTCCCGACGCTCGTCGCACCGCCCGGCGTCGACCTCGCCGAGTACGCCGAGTCGATCCTCCGACGCTTCGCCGACCCCTCGACCGGCCACACGACCGTCCAGGTCGCGATAGACGGCTCGACGAAGCTGCCGATCCGCCTCCTCGGCACGGTCGCCGACCGTCTGGCTGCGGGATCCGTCCCGAACGGCGCGGCTCGCGCGGTGGCCGCGTGGATCGTGTTCGTCGCCCGCGGCACGACGTTCGCCGGTGCCCCGCTCGTCCTCGACGACCCGCTCGCTCCCGTGCTCCGGGCCGCAGCGACCGGGCCTGACGCCGGGCCTGACACCGGGCCCGACGCCGGGCTCGTCGCCCGGATGCTCGCGCTCCGCCAGGTGTTTCCTGCGACGCTCGCCGAGCACGCGGGGTTCCGGGCCACTGTCGAGCTGCACGTCACAGAGCTGCTCGGGCGCTTCGACACGTAG
- a CDS encoding LacI family DNA-binding transcriptional regulator: protein MANVRDVALRAGVSISTVSRALSAPGLVSDATRLKVLEAAKALDYQPNAAARELRVGRTDAIGLLLPDLENPFFASVAKAVHGRARASGISVFTADSDEDPAQELDLVRSLSARVDGLVLASPRASDPDILAAVEGKTVVLLNRQVGDLPTITIDNADGAFQAVNHLRALGHQRIAYASGPAHSWSGEQRRVGMVAAAARIDDVQMVDLGNFQPYFSGGYPAADLAVASGASAVIAYNDLMALGIVDRLRHRGITVPDEMSVVGFDDVAVATLVSPALTTVRIPRAGLGRAAVDLLLGLLGPSPHGDRPDQTVRPPLPVELVVRSSTSVPGADQTAGSRRPMG from the coding sequence GTGGCCAACGTCCGTGACGTCGCGCTTCGGGCCGGCGTGTCCATCTCCACCGTCTCGCGCGCGCTCTCTGCGCCGGGACTGGTGTCCGACGCCACCCGGCTCAAGGTCCTCGAAGCCGCGAAGGCCCTCGACTACCAGCCGAACGCGGCAGCCCGCGAGCTCCGGGTCGGCCGGACCGACGCCATCGGCCTCCTCCTCCCCGACCTCGAGAACCCGTTCTTCGCCAGCGTGGCCAAAGCGGTGCACGGACGGGCGCGCGCCAGCGGGATCTCCGTCTTCACCGCCGACTCCGACGAGGACCCGGCCCAAGAGCTCGACCTCGTCCGCAGCCTGTCCGCGCGGGTCGACGGACTCGTCCTCGCGTCGCCGCGCGCGAGCGACCCCGACATCCTCGCCGCGGTCGAGGGCAAGACCGTCGTCCTGCTCAACCGTCAGGTGGGCGACCTGCCCACGATCACGATCGACAACGCCGACGGGGCGTTCCAGGCCGTCAACCATCTCCGGGCACTCGGGCACCAGCGCATCGCGTACGCGTCAGGCCCCGCGCACTCGTGGTCGGGCGAGCAGCGCCGGGTGGGCATGGTCGCCGCGGCGGCCCGGATCGACGACGTCCAGATGGTCGACCTCGGCAACTTCCAGCCGTACTTCTCCGGCGGCTACCCGGCAGCCGACCTCGCGGTCGCCAGCGGCGCGAGCGCCGTCATCGCCTACAACGACCTCATGGCGCTCGGCATCGTCGACCGGCTGCGGCACCGCGGCATCACGGTCCCCGACGAGATGTCGGTCGTCGGGTTCGACGACGTGGCGGTCGCGACGCTCGTCTCGCCCGCCCTCACGACGGTGCGGATCCCGCGCGCCGGTCTCGGGCGTGCGGCCGTCGACCTTCTCCTCGGCCTTCTCGGCCCGTCCCCGCACGGGGACCGGCCTGACCAGACCGTGCGCCCCCCGCTCCCCGTCGAGCTCGTCGTCAGGAGCTCGACCTCCGTGCCGGGCGCGGACCAGACGGCTGGTTCACGACGCCCGATGGGCTAG
- the uxaC gene encoding glucuronate isomerase, translating into MTAQHAQTGTIPTSSTLQSTEPWTLHEDRALPAEPTTRRLAREIYTETKRLPILSMHGHVDARILDEDTPFGDPAELFVIPDHYLVRMIVSQGGSVDQMGAAPVDSARPAAPSPDHREIWRRFCASWKLFRGTPSRYWMEHELVEVFGITQRPSAETADAIYDQLDAALASPEFRPRALFERFDIETLATTDPAWSGLEHHASLAAQGWGERVVPTFRPDPLLELDGTSWPADIARLAQSSGIDVTGYASYLDALRQRRQAFLAAGARATDHGPFLADTTPLSDAEANRIFDLALSGAQVNPAEAQAFSGHMLFQMAAMSVEDGLVMQLHPGVVRNHDKAVLDRFGPNKGYDIPVQVEYTRALRPLLEAFGHHPGFRLIVFTIDETVYSRELAPLAGVYPAMKLGAPWWFLDTPEGMRRFRETATETAGFYNTTGFVDDTRAFASIPARHDLSRRIDAGYLARLVAEHRLDLDEAVETAIDLAYTLPRAAYARR; encoded by the coding sequence TTGACTGCACAGCACGCTCAGACCGGCACCATCCCTACCAGCAGCACACTCCAGAGCACGGAGCCCTGGACGCTCCATGAGGACCGCGCGCTCCCGGCGGAACCCACCACGAGGCGCCTGGCACGCGAGATCTACACGGAGACGAAGCGCCTGCCCATCCTCTCCATGCACGGTCACGTCGACGCCCGGATCCTCGACGAGGACACGCCCTTCGGCGACCCCGCCGAGCTCTTCGTCATCCCTGACCACTACCTCGTGCGGATGATCGTGTCCCAAGGAGGCAGCGTCGACCAGATGGGTGCTGCGCCGGTCGACTCCGCCCGCCCCGCTGCCCCGAGCCCGGACCACCGTGAGATCTGGCGTCGCTTCTGCGCGAGCTGGAAGCTCTTCCGCGGAACGCCGTCCCGGTACTGGATGGAGCACGAGCTCGTCGAGGTCTTCGGCATCACGCAACGCCCGTCCGCCGAGACCGCGGACGCGATCTACGACCAGCTCGACGCAGCCCTCGCATCCCCCGAGTTCCGTCCGCGCGCGCTCTTCGAACGCTTCGACATCGAGACCCTCGCGACGACCGACCCCGCCTGGAGCGGGCTCGAGCACCACGCGTCGCTCGCCGCACAGGGCTGGGGCGAACGGGTGGTGCCGACGTTCCGGCCCGACCCGCTGCTCGAGCTCGACGGCACGTCGTGGCCCGCCGACATCGCGAGGCTCGCGCAGTCGTCCGGGATCGACGTGACGGGGTACGCCTCCTATCTCGACGCGCTGCGCCAGCGCCGCCAGGCGTTCCTCGCTGCGGGCGCACGCGCGACAGACCACGGCCCGTTCCTCGCAGACACCACGCCGCTCTCGGACGCGGAAGCGAACCGGATCTTCGACCTCGCTCTCAGCGGCGCACAGGTCAACCCTGCGGAGGCGCAGGCGTTCAGCGGGCACATGCTCTTCCAGATGGCCGCGATGTCCGTCGAGGACGGCCTCGTGATGCAGCTGCACCCAGGCGTCGTGCGCAACCACGACAAGGCCGTGCTCGACAGGTTCGGCCCCAACAAGGGCTACGACATCCCCGTCCAGGTCGAGTACACCCGCGCGCTGCGCCCGCTCCTCGAGGCGTTCGGGCACCACCCGGGCTTCCGGCTCATCGTCTTCACGATCGACGAGACGGTCTACTCCCGGGAGCTCGCACCGCTCGCTGGCGTCTACCCCGCAATGAAGCTCGGTGCCCCGTGGTGGTTCCTCGACACCCCCGAGGGCATGCGCCGCTTCCGGGAGACAGCCACGGAGACGGCCGGCTTCTACAACACGACAGGCTTCGTCGACGACACGCGTGCCTTCGCGTCCATCCCGGCACGCCACGACCTCTCGCGGCGGATCGACGCAGGCTACCTGGCCCGCCTCGTCGCGGAGCACCGGCTCGACCTCGACGAGGCCGTCGAGACGGCGATCGACCTCGCCTACACCCTTCCCCGTGCGGCGTACGCCCGACGCTGA
- the manD gene encoding D-mannonate dehydratase ManD: MQITEAVVIITSPGRNFVTLKITTSDGVVGLGDATVNGRELAVASYLTDHVVPMLIGREADNIEDTWQLLYRGAYWRRGPITMAAIAAVDMALWDIKAKVARMPLFQLLGGASRTGALAYGHASGADLPALFDSIRTHLDLGFRAIRIQTGVPGLGQIYGIGSDTAAGERYDYEPARRNLLDGRPMPVEEVWDTRAYLRHVPTVFEAVRNEFGPELPLLHDGHHRMTPIQAARLGKSLEPYDLFWLEDCTPGEDQTALRTVREHTTTPLAIGEVFNSVYDYQTLFTERLVDYVRSAVTHTGGVTAMKKLLDFAAVYGVKSGMHGPTDVSPVGMAAALHLDIAIHNFGIQEFMQHSAATLEVFRTSYTFEGGLLHPGTAPGLGVDLDETAAAAFEYTPAYLPVNRLRDGTVHDW, encoded by the coding sequence GTGCAGATCACCGAAGCCGTCGTCATCATCACGAGCCCTGGTCGCAACTTCGTCACGCTGAAGATCACGACGTCGGACGGGGTGGTCGGCCTCGGCGACGCGACCGTCAACGGTCGTGAGCTCGCGGTGGCGAGCTATCTGACCGACCACGTCGTCCCCATGCTCATCGGCCGGGAGGCCGACAACATCGAGGACACGTGGCAGCTGCTCTACCGCGGCGCCTACTGGCGGCGCGGACCTATCACCATGGCGGCGATCGCCGCGGTGGACATGGCTCTGTGGGACATCAAGGCCAAGGTGGCCCGGATGCCCTTGTTCCAGCTGCTCGGCGGCGCGTCGCGGACCGGTGCGCTCGCGTACGGGCATGCGTCGGGCGCCGACCTTCCTGCGCTGTTCGACTCGATCCGCACGCACCTCGACCTCGGGTTCAGGGCGATCCGTATCCAGACGGGCGTCCCGGGCCTCGGCCAGATCTACGGCATCGGCTCGGACACGGCTGCCGGTGAGCGCTACGACTACGAGCCCGCCCGGCGGAACCTTCTCGACGGCCGTCCCATGCCTGTCGAGGAGGTCTGGGACACCCGCGCGTACCTGCGTCACGTGCCGACGGTCTTCGAGGCTGTGCGCAACGAGTTCGGCCCCGAGCTCCCGCTCTTGCACGACGGCCACCACCGGATGACCCCGATCCAGGCGGCCAGGCTCGGGAAGTCCCTCGAGCCGTACGACCTCTTCTGGCTCGAGGACTGCACCCCGGGCGAGGACCAGACCGCGCTGCGCACGGTCCGTGAGCACACGACCACGCCGCTCGCGATCGGCGAGGTGTTCAACTCCGTCTACGACTACCAGACGCTCTTCACCGAGCGCCTCGTCGACTACGTCCGCTCGGCCGTGACCCACACGGGCGGTGTGACCGCGATGAAGAAGCTCCTCGACTTCGCGGCGGTCTACGGAGTGAAGTCCGGCATGCACGGGCCGACGGACGTCTCGCCCGTCGGCATGGCTGCCGCGCTGCACCTCGACATCGCCATCCACAACTTCGGCATCCAGGAGTTCATGCAGCACAGCGCCGCGACGCTCGAGGTGTTCCGGACGAGCTACACGTTCGAGGGCGGGCTGCTCCACCCGGGCACCGCCCCGGGCCTGGGTGTCGACCTCGACGAGACGGCCGCCGCTGCGTTCGAGTACACCCCCGCGTACCTCCCGGTGAACCGCCTGCGCGACGGAACCGTCCACGACTGGTAG
- a CDS encoding cupredoxin domain-containing protein: MFHRDIRQASPLCPANRLCKIGREHRDHRRRCATAQRSATSPRLVPVRHATAFRRTSACLTVFALGALSACAASPEAASGTSVAADGTLTVTIDMKDMRFHPAVVDVEPGTRVVVTVRNSDGMPHDLFFDDAQSTDLLSRDESATIDLGVLDETLEGWCTVSGHRAAGMTLTLKVA; the protein is encoded by the coding sequence GTGTTCCACCGCGATATCCGACAGGCCAGCCCGCTCTGCCCCGCCAACCGACTGTGCAAGATCGGCCGCGAGCACCGCGACCACCGACGCCGCTGTGCCACGGCGCAGCGCAGCGCGACGAGCCCCCGATTGGTCCCTGTCCGCCACGCCACGGCCTTCCGACGCACGTCGGCCTGCCTCACCGTCTTCGCCCTGGGCGCGCTCAGCGCGTGCGCCGCGAGCCCTGAGGCTGCGTCGGGGACGAGCGTCGCCGCCGACGGCACGCTCACCGTGACGATCGACATGAAGGACATGAGGTTCCACCCTGCGGTGGTCGACGTCGAGCCCGGCACCCGCGTCGTCGTCACGGTGCGCAACAGCGACGGCATGCCGCACGACCTCTTCTTCGACGACGCTCAGAGCACCGACCTTCTCAGCCGTGACGAGTCCGCCACGATCGACCTCGGCGTCCTCGACGAGACGCTCGAGGGCTGGTGCACCGTCTCAGGCCACCGCGCCGCGGGGATGACGCTCACGCTCAAGGTCGCCTGA
- a CDS encoding ATP-binding cassette domain-containing protein, which yields MSATTNVLSATGLVAGHASTPSVRGIDLTITPGEGSVGVIGGSGVGKSTLLQAITGDLKLRGGRVTFDGRTVGRMGPRDKKRFGVAVRAVRQNGFGGLDPRQTVERAVEGELSRARKAGRATGGTATDVLALMFLEPRFLGRGIRSLSGGERQRLALAAALSTRPDILVLDEPATALDQSLKDAVVRRLVELTTERGTGLLVASHDLELVSRVCQTVHVLADGVFVESGTPHELLTNPVHPVTREIAEALPAAVGAFR from the coding sequence ATGAGCGCCACCACGAACGTCCTGTCCGCCACCGGCCTCGTCGCGGGCCACGCGAGCACCCCGTCGGTTCGCGGGATCGATCTCACCATCACTCCGGGCGAGGGCTCCGTCGGCGTCATCGGGGGATCGGGCGTCGGGAAGTCGACGTTGCTCCAGGCGATCACCGGCGACCTCAAGCTCCGCGGCGGGCGCGTGACCTTCGACGGGCGCACGGTGGGACGCATGGGCCCCCGTGACAAGAAGCGCTTCGGCGTCGCGGTGCGCGCAGTCCGCCAGAACGGGTTCGGCGGTCTCGACCCACGACAGACTGTCGAGCGCGCGGTCGAGGGCGAGCTGTCGAGAGCACGCAAGGCAGGGCGCGCCACCGGCGGGACCGCCACAGACGTTCTCGCGCTGATGTTCCTCGAGCCGCGTTTCCTCGGCCGAGGCATCCGCTCGTTGTCGGGCGGCGAGCGGCAGCGTCTCGCCCTCGCGGCGGCGCTCTCGACCCGCCCAGACATCCTCGTGCTCGACGAGCCGGCGACGGCCCTCGACCAGTCCCTCAAGGACGCTGTGGTCCGACGCCTCGTGGAGCTCACCACCGAACGCGGCACGGGTCTGCTCGTCGCGTCCCACGACCTCGAGCTCGTGAGCCGCGTCTGCCAGACGGTCCACGTGCTCGCGGACGGCGTCTTCGTGGAGTCCGGCACACCGCACGAGCTGCTGACCAACCCCGTGCACCCGGTGACGCGCGAGATCGCCGAGGCGCTCCCGGCTGCTGTGGGCGCGTTCCGCTAG
- a CDS encoding S8 family peptidase — MRPVYRAHPARTASILTLSLLAFTVSPVALAATATETTSPTTTADPTPASESAPSADPTIEPTAEPTDAAPAEPSATPDTSPLPSPSAVPDESLLPAAPAPTEAPTPEPAAPTETPAPVPDPALAEPEAQYVVLYSDGTDVSAEAATLRADGTDVEQEFTETPAAVVTLTATEADALESTDGVEAVELDTQIDALETQPNPTWGLDRIDQRSLPLSKTYTPPGTASGVTVYVVDTGVSSSNVDFGGRVGGGWSAISDNNGTEDCNGHGTHIAGTIAGSTYGLAKSASIVPVRVLGCSGSGMLSDLIAGLDWITAKHSAGAPAVANLSLGGVTSTTLDVALNKMIADGVTAVVAAGNNSVDACTVSPARVAKAITVAASDSSDRQATFTNVGKCVDLFAPGVSIVSAGHASSTATATKSGTSTAAPHVSGAAALLLAENRSLTPAQVSAGLVAQATSGKIASISPNTANKLLYVSPVAGQSVVSNSVPIGVIDAVTTTTQGLTVRGWALDPDTTSPITVHVYIDGKAVKAVSADGNRPDVDAAYKRGAAHGYSVTLPTTAGTHKVCVYAINATPGSNPLLACRTVTVKNATPIGVIDAATATTTTVDVRTASPAPEEAVDAIAVRGWALDNDTTAPLSVHVYLDGKFVTATTADGNRPDVDAAYKRGAAHGYSVTLPTTAGTHKVCVYAINATPGTNPLLACRTVTVKNATPIGVIDSVTSTPADIYPLDLGWDPIGTIAVRGWALDRDTTAPIGVHVYLDGVHTRTLFADGNRPDVGAAYGKGSAHGFNVSMEAGAGTHEVCVYAINATLGTNPLLGCRTVTVDEAPAPG, encoded by the coding sequence GTGCGCCCTGTCTACCGCGCTCATCCAGCTCGAACAGCATCGATCCTGACGCTCTCCCTCCTCGCGTTCACCGTCTCTCCTGTCGCGCTGGCCGCGACAGCCACCGAGACCACGAGCCCGACGACCACGGCCGACCCCACGCCCGCGTCCGAGTCCGCACCGAGTGCCGACCCGACGATCGAGCCCACAGCAGAGCCCACCGACGCTGCACCCGCTGAGCCGTCCGCGACACCTGACACGTCGCCCCTGCCGAGCCCGTCAGCGGTACCCGACGAGTCATTGCTCCCGGCCGCGCCGGCACCGACCGAGGCACCGACCCCCGAGCCTGCCGCGCCGACCGAGACACCTGCACCTGTGCCCGACCCTGCCCTCGCCGAGCCCGAGGCGCAGTACGTGGTCCTCTACTCCGACGGGACCGACGTCAGCGCCGAGGCCGCGACCTTGCGGGCCGACGGCACCGACGTCGAGCAGGAGTTCACGGAGACTCCCGCCGCCGTCGTCACGCTCACAGCGACCGAGGCTGACGCCCTCGAGAGCACCGACGGTGTCGAGGCTGTCGAGCTCGACACCCAGATCGACGCGCTCGAGACGCAGCCCAACCCCACCTGGGGCTTAGACAGGATCGACCAGCGATCGCTGCCGCTGTCCAAGACCTACACCCCGCCGGGCACAGCGTCCGGCGTCACCGTGTACGTCGTCGACACCGGAGTGTCGTCGTCGAACGTGGACTTCGGCGGGCGGGTCGGCGGAGGCTGGTCCGCTATCTCTGACAACAACGGCACCGAGGACTGCAACGGTCACGGCACGCACATCGCCGGCACGATCGCCGGCAGCACCTACGGCCTGGCGAAGAGCGCGAGCATCGTGCCCGTCCGCGTCCTGGGCTGCAGCGGTTCTGGCATGCTCTCGGACCTCATCGCCGGCCTCGACTGGATCACGGCCAAGCACAGCGCCGGGGCGCCTGCCGTCGCCAACCTCAGCCTCGGTGGAGTGACGAGCACGACGCTCGACGTCGCTCTCAACAAGATGATCGCCGACGGCGTCACCGCCGTCGTCGCCGCAGGAAACAACTCGGTCGATGCGTGCACCGTGTCCCCGGCACGGGTGGCGAAGGCGATCACGGTCGCGGCCTCGGACTCCTCCGACCGTCAGGCGACCTTCACGAACGTGGGCAAGTGCGTCGATCTCTTCGCACCAGGCGTCTCGATCGTCTCGGCCGGCCACGCGTCGTCGACCGCGACGGCGACCAAGTCCGGCACCTCGACCGCAGCACCTCACGTGTCCGGAGCCGCCGCGCTGCTCCTCGCGGAGAACCGGTCGCTGACACCGGCGCAGGTCTCCGCCGGGCTCGTCGCCCAGGCGACGTCCGGCAAGATCGCCTCGATCAGCCCCAACACGGCGAACAAGCTCCTCTACGTCTCTCCTGTCGCGGGTCAGTCGGTCGTGTCGAACTCCGTCCCGATCGGCGTCATCGACGCCGTGACGACCACCACCCAGGGCCTCACGGTCCGTGGCTGGGCACTGGACCCTGACACCACCTCACCCATCACGGTCCACGTCTACATCGACGGAAAGGCCGTCAAGGCAGTCTCCGCGGACGGCAACCGACCCGACGTCGACGCCGCCTACAAGCGCGGAGCAGCGCACGGCTACAGCGTGACCCTGCCCACCACTGCAGGCACCCACAAGGTCTGCGTCTACGCGATCAACGCCACACCCGGCAGCAACCCGCTCCTCGCATGCCGCACCGTCACGGTCAAGAACGCCACACCCATCGGCGTCATCGACGCCGCCACGGCCACAACCACGACCGTCGACGTCCGGACGGCCAGCCCGGCTCCGGAGGAGGCTGTCGATGCCATCGCCGTCCGCGGCTGGGCACTCGACAACGACACCACCGCACCGCTCTCCGTGCACGTGTACCTCGACGGCAAGTTCGTCACCGCCACCACCGCGGACGGCAACCGACCCGACGTCGACGCCGCCTACAAGCGCGGAGCAGCGCACGGCTACAGCGTGACCCTGCCCACCACAGCAGGCACCCACAAGGTCTGCGTCTACGCCATCAATGCCACACCCGGGACCAACCCCCTCCTGGCATGCCGCACCGTCACGGTCAAGAACGCCACACCCATCGGCGTCATCGACTCTGTCACGAGCACGCCAGCCGACATCTATCCCCTCGACCTCGGGTGGGATCCGATCGGGACGATCGCCGTACGTGGCTGGGCGCTCGACCGCGACACCACCGCACCCATCGGTGTGCACGTCTACCTCGACGGAGTCCACACGCGCACTCTCTTCGCCGACGGCAACCGACCTGACGTCGGGGCCGCCTATGGCAAGGGCTCGGCCCACGGCTTCAACGTGAGCATGGAGGCGGGGGCGGGGACGCACGAGGTCTGCGTCTATGCCATCAACGCCACCCTCGGGACCAACCCGCTCCTCGGGTGCCGCACAGTCACCGTCGACGAGGCTCCCGCGCCCGGCTAG
- a CDS encoding tryptophan-rich sensory protein: MKKTSDIVRQAGVLVLALLAIAAAAVGSGAFGGTPTSEAADGALSATATPLAPAAAAFSIWSVIYLGLIAYAVWQLLPAQRTNERQRQMGWLAAASMVLNAAWLLVVQVGILWLSVVVIVVLLGVLVQILLVLLRTSSGSLVERVVVDGTFGLYLGWVTIATIANIVAALTATDVGDLVLGATGWSVVLLVAAAAIGVAFAVSTGGRITPSLALAWGLAWVAVGRWSGEPENATVAVAAAIAAVLTLGAGVVMALRTRAGTPSRA; encoded by the coding sequence ATGAAGAAGACATCTGACATCGTCCGGCAGGCCGGGGTCCTCGTCCTCGCGCTCCTCGCGATCGCCGCTGCAGCCGTCGGCTCGGGAGCGTTCGGGGGAACGCCTACCTCCGAGGCCGCCGACGGCGCGCTGTCAGCGACGGCAACGCCCTTAGCACCGGCAGCGGCCGCCTTCTCGATCTGGTCGGTCATCTACCTGGGCCTCATCGCCTACGCCGTATGGCAGCTCCTGCCTGCGCAGCGCACCAACGAGCGTCAACGGCAGATGGGATGGCTCGCCGCCGCCTCGATGGTGCTCAACGCAGCGTGGCTCCTCGTGGTCCAGGTAGGGATCCTCTGGCTCAGTGTCGTGGTCATCGTCGTCCTGCTCGGCGTGCTCGTCCAGATTCTCCTCGTGCTCCTGCGGACGTCCTCCGGCTCGCTCGTGGAACGGGTCGTCGTCGACGGGACCTTCGGTCTCTACCTCGGTTGGGTGACGATCGCCACCATCGCCAACATCGTGGCAGCGCTCACGGCCACTGACGTCGGAGACCTCGTTCTTGGTGCCACCGGCTGGTCTGTCGTCCTGCTCGTGGCAGCGGCAGCGATCGGGGTCGCGTTCGCGGTGAGCACCGGCGGGCGGATCACTCCCTCGCTCGCTCTCGCGTGGGGTCTCGCCTGGGTCGCTGTCGGTCGGTGGTCGGGCGAGCCCGAGAACGCCACCGTCGCGGTCGCAGCCGCCATCGCCGCTGTCCTCACGCTGGGCGCTGGCGTGGTCATGGCACTGCGGACCCGCGCGGGCACACCCTCGCGCGCATAG
- a CDS encoding uridine kinase family protein has protein sequence MTSSDALFDLPPGSRVPTTRVVLLTGPSGSGKSSLVRRLGLPSVALDDFYRDHDHPHMPQRFGIADWDSPQSWDADDAVRALVELCSTGHSDVPVYDIPTSRRTGTTHVDVSGATVIVAEGVFAAELVERCRAEGILADALCITRPRALTFWFRLLRDLGESRKPPHTLVRRGWGLMRDEPAAVRGWAAQGCRTVGVAQAEREITALSSRTADASDGTTRR, from the coding sequence GTGACTTCCTCGGACGCTCTCTTCGACCTCCCTCCCGGATCGCGTGTCCCCACGACGCGCGTCGTTCTCCTCACGGGTCCCTCGGGCTCCGGGAAGTCGAGCCTCGTGCGGCGCCTCGGCCTCCCGTCGGTCGCGCTCGACGACTTCTACCGCGACCACGACCACCCGCACATGCCGCAGCGTTTTGGCATCGCTGACTGGGACTCGCCGCAGAGCTGGGACGCGGACGACGCCGTGCGGGCTCTCGTCGAGCTGTGCTCGACAGGCCACAGCGACGTGCCGGTCTACGACATCCCGACGTCGCGACGGACGGGAACCACTCATGTGGACGTGTCGGGAGCGACCGTCATCGTGGCGGAGGGTGTCTTTGCCGCCGAGCTCGTGGAGCGTTGCCGAGCCGAGGGGATCCTCGCGGACGCGCTGTGCATCACGCGTCCACGCGCCCTCACGTTCTGGTTCCGGCTCCTGCGCGATCTCGGCGAGTCGCGCAAGCCGCCGCACACGCTCGTGCGCCGCGGGTGGGGACTCATGCGCGACGAGCCCGCGGCGGTGCGCGGCTGGGCAGCGCAAGGGTGCCGCACCGTAGGCGTGGCACAGGCGGAGCGCGAGATCACCGCCCTGAGCAGCCGCACAGCAGACGCATCCGATGGCACAACGCGCCGCTGA